The following proteins are encoded in a genomic region of Arachis stenosperma cultivar V10309 chromosome 4, arast.V10309.gnm1.PFL2, whole genome shotgun sequence:
- the LOC130975944 gene encoding uncharacterized protein LOC130975944: MVSKYCYEALDKCLGDIMRCSPTYSKDLPFGGKVVVLGGDFRQILSVIPRGSRQDIVHSTVNSSYLWKFCQVLKLTKNMRFSVGTTTSNQDETEQFGEWLLKVGDGLIGDNMDSESEICLPRDIVIPSSD, from the coding sequence ATGGTTAGTAAGTACTGCTATGAAGCGCTTGATAAATGCTTGGGTGATATCATGAGGTGTTCTCCAACATATAGCAAAGATTTGCCCTTTGGAGGAAAAGTGGTTGTTCTAGGTGGAGACTTTAGACAAATTCTTTCTGTCATTCCACGAGGATCGAGACAAGATATCGTTCATTCAACCGTGAATTCGTCTTACCTTTGGAAGTTTTGCCAGGTGCTCAAACTAACAAAAAACATGAGATTCTCTGTAGGGACGACTACTTCAAATCAAGATGAGACAGAGCAATTTGGTGAGTGGTTATTGAAAGTTGGTGATGGTCTAATAGGTGACAATATGGATAGTGAATCTGAGATATGTCTTCCAAGAGATATTGTTATTCCTTCTTCAGACTAG